In a single window of the Acidaminococcales bacterium genome:
- a CDS encoding FAD-dependent oxidoreductase yields MAKYLVVGGVAAGAAFAAKMRRLDENAEITVFERGPYVSYANCGLPYYIGGLIKDEDELVLHTPATLKGRFNVTVLVNTEVVAINRKQKTVTAKKLPGGELLNYPYDKLLLAPGSYAVRPPIAGAGLAEVFILKDVEGTAALKTFLNTRKPERAAVIGGGSIGLEAAENFCALGLKTALIEASGQVMPAFDPEMAAILQNHIRQKKVDLRLKTFLAGIEKKGGELVLRLSGERGGELKTDFVLLSMGIRPETALAEAAGLKIGKSGGIKTNRFMQTSDKDIYAAGDAVESTHMATGRPFIAALAGNAGKQARVAAAHIAGEKKPFGRVLASAAVKVFDLTAAATGANEKDLKAAGANYDKVYLHPASHAAYYPGGSPLSIKLLFAAGSGKILGAQVVGKSGADKRADVFAAALKSALTVRGLGELELAYAPPYASARDPVNYAGDVAAKVLSGELRQAFWQDAPPGGARFLLDVRTADECAGAPIKGALNIPLHELRERAGELPKDRTIYVFCHSGLRSYIACRALTQKGFDAVNMSGGYMSWRAMALEQGLMAK; encoded by the coding sequence GTGGCTAAATATCTCGTTGTAGGCGGCGTAGCCGCCGGCGCGGCGTTCGCGGCGAAAATGCGGCGGCTGGACGAAAACGCCGAAATTACCGTGTTCGAGCGCGGCCCTTACGTTTCTTACGCCAACTGCGGCCTGCCTTATTATATCGGCGGCTTGATCAAAGACGAGGACGAGCTTGTTTTGCACACGCCCGCCACTTTAAAAGGCCGCTTCAATGTTACGGTTTTGGTAAACACCGAAGTCGTCGCTATCAACCGAAAACAAAAGACCGTTACGGCCAAAAAATTGCCCGGCGGGGAGCTTTTGAATTATCCTTACGACAAACTCCTGCTGGCGCCCGGTTCTTATGCCGTGCGCCCCCCCATCGCCGGGGCGGGGCTTGCGGAGGTATTCATCCTCAAAGACGTTGAAGGCACGGCCGCGCTGAAAACATTCCTCAACACGCGAAAACCGGAGCGGGCGGCGGTAATCGGCGGCGGCTCTATCGGGCTGGAAGCGGCGGAGAACTTTTGCGCCTTGGGATTAAAAACGGCGCTCATAGAAGCGTCCGGCCAAGTCATGCCGGCTTTTGACCCGGAAATGGCGGCCATCCTGCAAAACCATATCAGGCAAAAAAAGGTTGATTTGCGCCTGAAAACGTTTCTTGCCGGAATTGAAAAAAAAGGCGGCGAACTCGTCCTGCGGTTAAGCGGGGAAAGGGGGGGCGAACTCAAAACCGATTTTGTCCTTTTGAGCATGGGAATTCGCCCGGAAACAGCCCTTGCCGAGGCGGCGGGGCTGAAAATAGGCAAGTCCGGCGGCATAAAAACCAACCGGTTCATGCAGACTTCCGACAAGGACATTTACGCGGCCGGCGACGCGGTGGAAAGCACGCACATGGCAACAGGCCGCCCGTTCATAGCCGCCCTGGCCGGAAACGCCGGCAAGCAGGCGCGCGTGGCGGCCGCGCATATCGCCGGGGAGAAAAAGCCCTTCGGCCGGGTATTGGCCTCGGCGGCCGTGAAGGTTTTTGATTTGACCGCCGCCGCCACGGGCGCCAATGAAAAAGATTTAAAGGCGGCCGGGGCAAATTATGACAAAGTATATCTGCATCCGGCCAGCCACGCCGCTTATTATCCCGGCGGGTCGCCGCTTTCGATCAAGCTGCTTTTTGCCGCCGGCAGCGGCAAAATACTGGGGGCGCAGGTCGTCGGCAAAAGCGGGGCGGACAAACGCGCCGATGTTTTCGCCGCCGCGCTCAAAAGCGCTCTGACCGTGCGCGGCCTTGGCGAGCTGGAATTGGCGTACGCCCCGCCTTACGCCTCTGCCCGGGATCCGGTCAATTACGCCGGCGACGTAGCGGCAAAAGTGCTGTCCGGCGAGCTAAGGCAAGCTTTCTGGCAGGACGCGCCGCCGGGCGGAGCGCGCTTTCTGCTTGACGTGCGCACGGCGGATGAGTGCGCCGGCGCCCCGATAAAGGGCGCGCTTAACATTCCCCTGCATGAATTGCGCGAACGGGCAGGCGAATTGCCCAAGGACAGGACCATATATGTTTTCTGCCATTCGGGCCTGCGCAGTTACATCGCCTGCCGCGCTTTGACGCAAAAAGGCTTT